A genomic window from Sparus aurata chromosome 4, fSpaAur1.1, whole genome shotgun sequence includes:
- the stk33 gene encoding serine/threonine-protein kinase 33 isoform X1: protein MTQADVSGFGMSMVSPRTSRDTQERNAPLIRLNDVADLREIYTFGKKLGQGSFGVVYEATHIATQTKWAIKEVCRPAAGSSKVKMLGQEINILRQVNHAHIIHLQEVYDTPKMTYLVTELCVGGELKQLLRQKKFFTEDETRHVISSLADAVVYLHKRDIVHRDLKLENILVKNSLDEDDNGKINIKVTDFGLSVQTGGVGIGNMMTEACGTLIYMAPEMMSGGGYSQWCDVWSIGVVMYMLLCGESPFVSKTKENLLEEIMNKEVKFTQSIWATISDAAKNVLTCLLKVDPAYRMSPNQLLENPWITGATNVPAIPSNVLEMMRHHLEQEKRGETLEDLSLTSFDDTLEPPPVPGAASTVTASNCSSEVKLIPKKDSSFSAPATSTKQAHAGLKPSTQPTAKQRRPWDKKDVSTGQKPASDNRKAGNQRPSTSSKSRTVPRKPAAGSSTSAALD from the exons ATGACACAAGCAGATGTTAGTGGATTTGGCATGAGCATGGTGTCCCCGCGGACCAGCAGGGACACACAGGAGAGGAATGCGCCTTTAATACGCCTGAACGATGTTGCTGACCTCAGG GAAATATATACATTTGGAAAGAAATTGGGTCAAGGTAGCTTTGGAGTTGTTTATGAAGCCACCCACATTGCGACACAGACAAAATGGGCTATTAAGGAGGTTTGCAGACCAGCG GCAGGGAGTTCGAAAGTCAAAATGCTGGGACAAGAAATAAACATTCTCAGACAAGTGAATCATGCTCACATAATACATCTCCAGGAAGTCTACGACACGCCTAAG ATGACTTACTTGGTTACTGAGCTGTGCGTTGGAGGTGAACTGAAGCAGCTGTTGCGGCAGAAAAAGTTCTTTACAGAGGACGAGACGAGGCATGTCATCTCAAGCTTAGCTGATGCTGTTGTTTACCTTCACAAAAGAG ACATTGTGCACCGGGACTTGAAACTTGAGAACATTCTTGTGAAAAATTCTCTTGATGAGGATGATAATGGCAAGATTAATATCAAG GTGACAGACTTTGGATTATCCGTGCAGACAGGAGGTGTAGGCATTGGGAACATGATGACAGAGGCCTGCGGGACTCTTATCTATATGG CACCTGAAATGATGAGCGGTGGTGGTTACAGCCAGTGGTGCGATGTGTGGAGCATAGGAGTTGTTATGTACATGTT GCTGTGTGGGGAGTCTCCGTTTGTGTCCAAAACCAAGGAAAACCTACTTGAGGAGATTATGAACAAAGAAGTCAAATTTACTCAGAGCATCTGGGCCACAATCAGTGATGCAG CAAAAAATGTATTGACTTGCCTTCTGAAGGTGGACCCTGCCTACCGCATGTCTCCTAATCAACTCCTAGAGAACCCCTGGATCACA GGCGCAACTAATGTGCCTGCTATACCGTCCAATGTGCTGGAGATGATGCGTCACCACCTGGAACAGGAAAAGA GAGGAGAGACTCTGGAGGACTTGTCCCTCACCTCTTTTGATGACACACTGGAGCCACCCCCGGTCCCTGGGGCAGCTTCAACAGTAACAGCCAGCAACTGCAGCAGTGAGGTGAAGCTCATTCCTAAAAAGGATAGCAGCTTCTCCGCACCAGCCACATCCACCAAGCAG GCTCATGCTGGTCTGAAACCCTCGACACAGCCTACAGCAAAGCAACGCAGGCCTTGGGACAAGAAGGATGTCAGCACAGGACAGAAACCAGCCTCTGATAACAGGAAGGCTGGCAACCAGAGACCATCTACTTCCAGTAAAAGTAGGACTGTCCCTCGCAAACCAGCAGCCGGCTCTAGCACTAGTGCAGCTTTAGactaa
- the stk33 gene encoding serine/threonine-protein kinase 33 isoform X2, producing MTQADVSGFGMSMVSPRTSRDTQERNAPLIRLNDVADLRAGSSKVKMLGQEINILRQVNHAHIIHLQEVYDTPKMTYLVTELCVGGELKQLLRQKKFFTEDETRHVISSLADAVVYLHKRDIVHRDLKLENILVKNSLDEDDNGKINIKVTDFGLSVQTGGVGIGNMMTEACGTLIYMAPEMMSGGGYSQWCDVWSIGVVMYMLLCGESPFVSKTKENLLEEIMNKEVKFTQSIWATISDAAKNVLTCLLKVDPAYRMSPNQLLENPWITGATNVPAIPSNVLEMMRHHLEQEKRGETLEDLSLTSFDDTLEPPPVPGAASTVTASNCSSEVKLIPKKDSSFSAPATSTKQAHAGLKPSTQPTAKQRRPWDKKDVSTGQKPASDNRKAGNQRPSTSSKSRTVPRKPAAGSSTSAALD from the exons ATGACACAAGCAGATGTTAGTGGATTTGGCATGAGCATGGTGTCCCCGCGGACCAGCAGGGACACACAGGAGAGGAATGCGCCTTTAATACGCCTGAACGATGTTGCTGACCTCAGG GCAGGGAGTTCGAAAGTCAAAATGCTGGGACAAGAAATAAACATTCTCAGACAAGTGAATCATGCTCACATAATACATCTCCAGGAAGTCTACGACACGCCTAAG ATGACTTACTTGGTTACTGAGCTGTGCGTTGGAGGTGAACTGAAGCAGCTGTTGCGGCAGAAAAAGTTCTTTACAGAGGACGAGACGAGGCATGTCATCTCAAGCTTAGCTGATGCTGTTGTTTACCTTCACAAAAGAG ACATTGTGCACCGGGACTTGAAACTTGAGAACATTCTTGTGAAAAATTCTCTTGATGAGGATGATAATGGCAAGATTAATATCAAG GTGACAGACTTTGGATTATCCGTGCAGACAGGAGGTGTAGGCATTGGGAACATGATGACAGAGGCCTGCGGGACTCTTATCTATATGG CACCTGAAATGATGAGCGGTGGTGGTTACAGCCAGTGGTGCGATGTGTGGAGCATAGGAGTTGTTATGTACATGTT GCTGTGTGGGGAGTCTCCGTTTGTGTCCAAAACCAAGGAAAACCTACTTGAGGAGATTATGAACAAAGAAGTCAAATTTACTCAGAGCATCTGGGCCACAATCAGTGATGCAG CAAAAAATGTATTGACTTGCCTTCTGAAGGTGGACCCTGCCTACCGCATGTCTCCTAATCAACTCCTAGAGAACCCCTGGATCACA GGCGCAACTAATGTGCCTGCTATACCGTCCAATGTGCTGGAGATGATGCGTCACCACCTGGAACAGGAAAAGA GAGGAGAGACTCTGGAGGACTTGTCCCTCACCTCTTTTGATGACACACTGGAGCCACCCCCGGTCCCTGGGGCAGCTTCAACAGTAACAGCCAGCAACTGCAGCAGTGAGGTGAAGCTCATTCCTAAAAAGGATAGCAGCTTCTCCGCACCAGCCACATCCACCAAGCAG GCTCATGCTGGTCTGAAACCCTCGACACAGCCTACAGCAAAGCAACGCAGGCCTTGGGACAAGAAGGATGTCAGCACAGGACAGAAACCAGCCTCTGATAACAGGAAGGCTGGCAACCAGAGACCATCTACTTCCAGTAAAAGTAGGACTGTCCCTCGCAAACCAGCAGCCGGCTCTAGCACTAGTGCAGCTTTAGactaa